The genomic segment GTGTGTTCGCGGCGGTACATGGGTTGTACCCCAGTGACTTTCGCGCCTTGTTGCATATCCTGGTCGCCGAAAGTTCCGGTGCACCGCTGACATCGGGCGAGTTGGGCCAAAAGATGGGCTTGTCCGCGGCGGCCATAACCTACCTCGTCGAGCGCATGATCAACTCCGGCCACATCACCCGCGATTCGGACGCCCAGGACCGTCGCAAGGTCATCCTGCGCTACTCCGATCCCGGTCTGGCGACCGCCGGCTCCTTCTTCAGCCCGTTGGGCATGCACACTCGTGCGGCGCTCGACGACTTACCCGACGCGGACTTGGCTGCGGCGCATCGGGTCTTCGTCGCACTTGTCGCCGCAATGCGCCACTTCCAGGCCGAGTTGAGCTCACCGGAGCCGTAGCTGCGTCGCATGGTCTCCAAGGGTTCGATGGTGCCATCGTGCCAGCGAAGCGGGCGCCCACCAGTTCAGGCCGCCCAGCACATGCATGAAGGCCGGCACCAGCAGCATGCGGACCACCGTCGCATCCATCAAGACGGCGATGGTCAGGCCTAAACCGAACATCCGCATGAACGACACCCCGGCCGAGATCAGTGCCGCGAACGAGATCGACATCAGCAGCGCCGCCGCGGTGATGATCCTGCCCGTACGGGCGAGGCCCCGCGCAATGCTTTCATCGTTGTCCGCCCGCGTCCGTGGTGAGTAGAGCCAATATTCGCGGACCCGGGCAAGCAGAAAGACCTCGTAGTCCATCGACAAGCCGAATGCGATGCAAAACATCAGCACCGGGACGTTCACCGGCAGCGTGCCGGTTGATGTTGTCCCTGCCGCGCCCAGGTGACCGTCCTGGAAGATCCACACCAGGGCGCCGAACGTCGCGGTCAGTGACAGCATATTGAGTAATAACGCCTTGACCGGAAGTATCACGCTGCCCGTGAGGAGGAAGAGCAGCACCATCGTGACGACGGCGATGAAGGCGAACACGAACGGCAACCGGGAGGTGATGCCCTTGATGCAATCACGATTCGTTTGTGCCAGCCCGGCGATCTGGACTGTTCGGTGTTGCGGCGGTGCGACCGCGTGTATGCGGGCCAATTGCGTCTCGGACGCGCGTGTGAAAAGCGGCGCCGTGCTTTCAACCGTCAGGTAGGCGCTGCCTGCCGCCATCCCGGCCGGCGCCGTGGGCGGCCCGGTGGGTTCACCGGCGACGAAGGTGGCGGTCGGTGAGGACACGGCAGAGACATCGATGACACGGGACAGCCGCATGGCGTAGTTGTCCAGATCGCTGGTGGTCAGACCGGCGGATTCGGGAAGGACGACCTTCACTCGGGTCTCAGAATTAGTGCCGAATTCGCTACGAACTCGGTCGTTGACGACGCGGGCTGACGACGATGTCGGCAGTACCCGGTCGTCGGGATAGCCCCATCTGACACCGAGGAATGGCGCCCCCAGTACAAGCAGGAATGCCGTGAGCACCATGGCGACCGGGATCGCTTGACGCATAACCAGTTTCGCCGTCCGATACCAGAAGCTCTGCTCCACGGACCGTTGTGCGGGCGTGCGGCGGCGGACGAACCGACCGCCGAATCGCCAGACGTTCAGCGCGTCGAGCCGGTCTCCGAGCAGCGCAATCGCTGCCGGCGCCACCAACACCGCTGCCACCGCGGCGAACCCGACCACTGCCGTCCCGGCGTACGCGAAGGACTTCAGGAAGTACATCGGGAACAGTGCCGTTGCGGCCAGTGCCAGGGCCACCGTGATCGCCGAAAACAACACCGTCCGGCCGGCCGTGGTCACAGTTTTCACCAACGCCTCGTCGCGGCCCTTCCCGTCGGCCCGCTCGTCGCGGTAGCGACTGATGATCAGCAACGTGTAGTCGATGGCCAGGGCGAACGCCAATGCCACGGTCACGTTGAGGGCGAAGACCGACACGTTGGTGACCAACGCGATCGCACGCAACACCGCCAGTGAACCCGCGATTGCCAGTGCGCCCACGGCCATGGGTAGTGCCGCCGCGGCTATCCCGCCGAACACCCAGACCAATGCGATAAAACTCAGCGGTATCGCTATGACCTCCATTCGCAGCAGGTCTTTTCCGGTCTGCTGGTTGATCTGTTCGAACACCATTCCCGATCCGCCCGCCCGCACGGTCACCCCTTGGAAGTCACGTGCGTACCGCTCTGCCAGTGTCTGGGCATGCTTGGGGGCGCTGTTTTCATCACCCTTGAGCGCGACGAGGATCATCGCGGTTTTTCCGTCGGCACTCACCAGGCCCGGCGCTGGACGGGTATCCCATGGGGATGCCACGGCGGACACGAAAGGAGATTGCGCAAGCTGCGCGACGATGTCGGAACCCACGACTCGCGCGGGACCGTTGCTGGCCCCGCTGGGCGAACTCACCAGCAGAATCAGTTCCAGCTCGCCCTGATTGAACTTTCCGGCGAGTATCGCGGCGGCGCGCGCCGATTCGGAGGTTGGATCCATGAATCCGCCTGCCGACAGGCTGGTGGCAGCGGATACGCCGAATATGCTCGTGCCAATTAGCACCAGAAGTGCTGCTGCAATAACCTGTTTCGGATACTGGACACAGAGTCGGGCCGCTTGTGCCAGGGGGCGACAGCCGGAGTCGATCCGCGGTCGGCGCCGACGGGCGGGCGCGCGCCGGATGCCCAATTGCTTCATCCGGCAACGCTTAACCGATTTCTTGCGCGGACGGGATGCGGATCCCACGGCGGGTGCGACCTCCAACCGTTGGTTCCCGCGGCTTCGGCGCCGACGATCGGTCTCCAGAATACTTTAAGTATCTGAACCATTCAAGGATTTAACTAAATCGGGGTTTTCGGTTAGGCTGGCGAGCAGATCGCCAAGGAATGAGGTACTTGTGTTGGGGTCGATTGCAAGAATTTTCGGGCAGGTACTCGAAGCGGCGGGTTCGGTTGTCGGTTACCGCCACGGCACCGAGGAGCCCGCCCATAGCGCCGAGAAGCTGACCAACAACGTGGAGATCCGCCGATATGGTGCGCGGATCGCCGCCGAGACGACGGTGTCCGCGGACGAAGAGGCTGCCAGGAACGCCGGCTTTCGGCGCCTTGCCCGCTACATATTCGGCGCCAATCGTGGCAGTCAAAAGATCGCCATGACGGCACCGGTGGCACAGCGCAGCGGCAAGGGCGAGAAGATCGCCATGACGGCACCGGTCGCGCAAAACCCAGCCGGTAAGGATGAATGGGTGATCCGGTTCTTCATGCCGGCCGACAAGACACTGGAGTCGTTGCCGGTGCCCGACGACGCGCAAGTCAGGCTGGTCACCGTGCCGCCGGAGACGATCGCAGTGCGCCGGTTCTCCGGCAGCCGCAGTGCCCGCGCTGTTGCCGCGCAGACCGCTGAGTTGTTAGAGACGTTGCGCGACAATGGATTCAAGCCCATGGATGCGCCGGCGGCGTGGTTTTACGATCCCCCGTGGACAGTTCCGCCGCTGCGTCGCAACGAAATTGCGGTGCCTGTCGAGCCGGCTGGATAACCGTGACGGCCGACCGCGCTGCGTTGAGGACCCGCAAACGCCGGCACATCGACGTTTGTCTGGACGGTGACGTGGGGTACCGGGGCATAACGACAGGGCTGGAACGCTACACGTTGCCCTACAACGCCTTGACCCAGACCAATCTCGGCGACATCGACTTGTCCACCGAATTTTTCGGGGTGCGGCTGCGGGCGCCCGTGCTGGTGGGTGCGATGA from the Mycobacterium lentiflavum genome contains:
- a CDS encoding MarR family winged helix-turn-helix transcriptional regulator; this encodes MNPNRGSDERVRLEALIAADARTLSAESDQMGRVFAAVHGLYPSDFRALLHILVAESSGAPLTSGELGQKMGLSAAAITYLVERMINSGHITRDSDAQDRRKVILRYSDPGLATAGSFFSPLGMHTRAALDDLPDADLAAAHRVFVALVAAMRHFQAELSSPEP
- a CDS encoding MMPL family transporter; translated protein: MDPTSESARAAAILAGKFNQGELELILLVSSPSGASNGPARVVGSDIVAQLAQSPFVSAVASPWDTRPAPGLVSADGKTAMILVALKGDENSAPKHAQTLAERYARDFQGVTVRAGGSGMVFEQINQQTGKDLLRMEVIAIPLSFIALVWVFGGIAAAALPMAVGALAIAGSLAVLRAIALVTNVSVFALNVTVALAFALAIDYTLLIISRYRDERADGKGRDEALVKTVTTAGRTVLFSAITVALALAATALFPMYFLKSFAYAGTAVVGFAAVAAVLVAPAAIALLGDRLDALNVWRFGGRFVRRRTPAQRSVEQSFWYRTAKLVMRQAIPVAMVLTAFLLVLGAPFLGVRWGYPDDRVLPTSSSARVVNDRVRSEFGTNSETRVKVVLPESAGLTTSDLDNYAMRLSRVIDVSAVSSPTATFVAGEPTGPPTAPAGMAAGSAYLTVESTAPLFTRASETQLARIHAVAPPQHRTVQIAGLAQTNRDCIKGITSRLPFVFAFIAVVTMVLLFLLTGSVILPVKALLLNMLSLTATFGALVWIFQDGHLGAAGTTSTGTLPVNVPVLMFCIAFGLSMDYEVFLLARVREYWLYSPRTRADNDESIARGLARTGRIITAAALLMSISFAALISAGVSFMRMFGLGLTIAVLMDATVVRMLLVPAFMHVLGGLNWWAPASLARWHHRTLGDHATQLRLR
- a CDS encoding SOUL family heme-binding protein; the encoded protein is MLGSIARIFGQVLEAAGSVVGYRHGTEEPAHSAEKLTNNVEIRRYGARIAAETTVSADEEAARNAGFRRLARYIFGANRGSQKIAMTAPVAQRSGKGEKIAMTAPVAQNPAGKDEWVIRFFMPADKTLESLPVPDDAQVRLVTVPPETIAVRRFSGSRSARAVAAQTAELLETLRDNGFKPMDAPAAWFYDPPWTVPPLRRNEIAVPVEPAG